In Numida meleagris isolate 19003 breed g44 Domestic line chromosome 3, NumMel1.0, whole genome shotgun sequence, the following are encoded in one genomic region:
- the LOC110396192 gene encoding retinol dehydrogenase 14-like, which produces MAAAALTAALLGGGLLLAAWRWLRAAARAGAGAGTSMRGKTVIITGANSGLGRAAATELLRMQARVIMGCRDRARAERAAREIRAELGEREAAEGGGELVVRELDLASLRSVRAFCHRVLQEEPRLDVLINNAGIFQCPYLKTEDGFEMQFGVNHLGHFLLTNLLLGLLKNSAPSRIVVVSSKLYKYGEINFEDLNSEISYNKSFCYSRSKLANILFARELARRLEGTGVTVNSLHPGIVRTNLGRYVNIPLLAKPLFNLVSWAFFKTPLEGAQTSIYLASSPDVEGVSGKYFGDCKEEELLPKAMDDLVARKLWDISEVMVGLLK; this is translated from the exons ATGGCCGCGGCGGCGCTGACGGCGGCGCTGCTGGGCGGGGGTCTGCTCCTCGCCGCCTGGCGCTGGCTGCGGGCCGCGGCACGAGCCGGAGCCGGAGCCGGGACCTCCATGCGGGGCAAGACGGTGATCATCACCGGGGCCAACAGCGGGCTGGGCCGGGCGGCGGCCACCGAGCTGTTGCGGATGCAGGCCCGCGTCATCATGGGGTGCCGCGACCGGGCGCGGGCCGAGCGGGCGGCCCGCGAGATCCGAGCCGAGCTGGGCGAGCGGGAGGCGGCCGAGGGCGGCGGCGAGCTGGTGGTCCGCGAGCTGGACCTGGCCTCGCTGCGCTCCGTGCGCGCCTTCTGCCACCGCGTCCTCCAG GAAGAGCCAAGGCTGGATGTTCTGATAAATAATGCAGGGATATTCCAGTGTCCATACCTGAAGACAGAGGATGGCTTTGAGATGCAGTTTGGTGTAAACCACTTGGGTCACTTCTTGCTCACCAACCTTCTTCTGGGCCTCCTCAAAAATTCTGCTCCTAGCAGGATTGTGGTAGTATCCTCAAAGCTTTACAAGTACGGAGAAATCAACTTTGAAGACTTGAACAGTGAAATAAGTTACAATAAAAGCTTTTGTTACAGCCGGAGTAAACTGGCTAATATATTATTTGCAAGGGAGCTAGCCCGTCGTTTGGAAGGGACAGGAGTCACTGTCAATTCACTTCATCCGGGTATTGTCAGAACAAATTTAGGCAGATATGTGAATATTCCGTTACTGGCAAAACCCCTATTCAATTTGGTGTCATGGGCTTTCTTCAAAACACCTCTGGAAGGAGCCCAGACTTCTATTTatttggcctcttctcctgatGTTGAAGGTGTGTCTGGGAAATATTTTGGGGACTGCAAAGAGGAGGAACTTCTGCCCAAAGCCATGGATGACTTGGTTGCAAGAAAATTGTGGGATATAAGTGAAGTGATGGTTGGATTATTGAAATAA